A single window of Panulirus ornatus isolate Po-2019 chromosome 52, ASM3632096v1, whole genome shotgun sequence DNA harbors:
- the LOC139765009 gene encoding uncharacterized protein → MSRIQRRLDVTMSQHTDTISDDRHPSYFSTKLRILLAGMVLIVALTAVTILFYTVLLISSISVAPTPEGFKGSRFKQIDEYPTVIGSSIESQFLTSEIHNCSLSNTTVVNIQWNNFAWQKVDNNRVYLYSSFYDARYIYFQNQYHYIRIIGMAVGKIQESYFCRIWYTQQQEPVIVKADTSEIWGQHWNQNPDPETYHTYLFSCPVPLKMHRKNLFPDFVSVSSQPCGSVSTKLPVHREGLLEWQNGGASKRYAVCVKGMDFEEDISIKLIEWLELLYILGVDQVFIYKYTIHQNVGKVLDYYARYGKVRVVSLSLPGDQPNEPKLRSLYLKKALWQKRRNELVPYNDCLYRNIYLYDYVIPLDIDEIIIPINSYTWFEMLLEFQRKSPKALKKYASFSAQNVYFLDVFNSTLDPEVPKYFYMLHHTVRSANFSIIGHSVKSFVSTKYSRTVFNHYTLEPLYSSMKTNKVMNTSIVQMNHYKKRCPREIYSQCKSKFLLYTMKDNVLSKYKKELIFRVKLVIKGTGLHV, encoded by the coding sequence ATGTCAAGAATACAAAGAAGATTGGATGTTACCATGTCCCAGCACACAGATACAATATCAGATGATAGACACCCCTCATATTTCAGTACAAAATTACGGATCTTGTTAGCTGGGATGGTACTGATAGTAGCCTTAACAGCTGTTACAATACTTTTCTATACTGTACTTCTCATTTCAAGCATTTCTGTTGCACCCACACCAGAGGGATTTAAAGGATCCAGATTTAAACAAATTGATGAGTATCCTACAGTAATTGGATCATCAATTGAATCTCAATTTTTGACATCGGAGATTCACAATTGCTCACTATCAAATACTACAGTAGTCAATATTCAGTGGAATAATTTTGCTTGGCAGAAAGTAGACAACAATAGAGTTTACTTGTATAGCTCTTTTTAtgatgcaagatatatatattttcaaaatcaGTATCATTATATCAGAATCATAGGAATGGCTGTTGGCAAAATACAAGAGTCATATTTTTGTAGGATATGGTATACACAGCAACAAGAACCAGTAATTGTAAAAGCAGACACTTCAGAAATATGGGGGCAACATTGGAATCAAAACCCAGATCCAGAAACCTATCATACCTACCTTTTTTCATGCCCAGTACCATTAAAAATGCACAGGAAAAACTTGTTCCCAGATTTTGTTTCAGTGTCTTCACAGCCATGTGGCAGTGTGAGTACAAAGTTACCTGTTCACAGAGAAGGTCTTCTTGAATGGCAGAATGGAGGAGCAAGTAAAAGATACGCAGTTTGTGTAAAAGGAATGGATTTTGAGGAAGATATCTCCATAAAATTGATAGAATGGTTAGAACTTCTTTATATTCttggtgtggatcaagtgtttatatataaatacaccaTTCACCAGAATGTAGGGAAAGTTTTAGATTATTATGCAAGGTATGGTAAAGTGAGGGTTGTATCTCTTAGTTTACCAGGAGACCAGCCTAATGAACCAAAATTACGTTCATTATATTTAAAAAAAGCATTGTGGCAAAAGAGAAGGAATGAACTTGTACCATATAATGACTGtttgtatagaaatatatatttgtatgattatgtTATACCTCTAGACATAGATGAAATAATCATACCTATAAACTCTTACACATGGTTTGAGATGCTCTTAGAATTCCAAAGAAAGAGTCCAAAGGCTTTGAAAAAATATGCATCATTCTCAGCACAAAATGTGTATTTCTTAGATGTATTTAACTCCACTTTGGATCCAGAAGTACCTAAATATTTCTACATGTTACATCATACAGTTCGCAGTGCCAATTTTAGTATCATAGGGCATTCTGTTAAAAGCTTTGTATCCACCAAATACTCTCGAACTGTGTTCAATCACTACACACTTGAGCCTTTGTATTCCAGCATGAAAACAAACAAAGTTATGAACACTTCGATAGTGCAGATGAACCATTATAAGAAGCGTTGTCCAAGAGAAATATATAGTCAATGCAAGAGCAAATTTCTTTTGTACACCATGAAGGATAATGTATTAAGTAAATACAAAAAAGAACTAATATTCAGAGTGAAATTAGTTATTAAGGGAACTGGCTTGCATGTTTAA
- the LOC139765008 gene encoding uncharacterized protein isoform X1: MAGMVHPLEEQVYFWMVTNTSQPANITASLYPPITPEGDWLDHLSSSTDVSFRLLLQDAPLGVIVLLALREGVLTSEKLFHPLMTPAMMKHLKVLKTIFTYLLKTIVGLTLMLVSLPLVLPVLFLFWLTSCLIKVVYSLKFGSDVTKAQGMDSIWGVESKESRPFITISLLLYGVPNLDKIYRHIETKILDVRDDQGDYRYKKFRQVFSQRYGYYSWRDDKDFDIQNHVRVIDLGALHSGTSLENTCPEHVTVNMLNNTTSNTESTARQGEADALVHQFLSEEGTTALSADRPPWEILLLVRHDNRYNLVVRLHHAIGDGVTMMRLCVEALVDTPISFPPVGLRPVNFFVKLAMMVWSALVLPLGLLQVVANFDHNALHGQLLSGRKVGGGGSGDSGGARQLPQPAGAPRPHQPLLRGHAQAALSPHTHALRQAHSHQERPGGDEARPNPRSRLLGGEGREPGPAGARGRTPPLRQGRHCRRQQRARSPEGDNSLGRQGGRPALLGAQSVPGGCGRLLRQLHGHGQDRSERGRRPGPLPRGGSDAAGGHGTRAPSPTPAVGPGPTVTPPTTRHCYPHGASSSLQSGRARRPALQEKWHHPDLGTTWDVALPEAWPCVVTVPSQGRAWCGPWPSSELGLAWGVAPLGSWRCMERDPAWSVGLSGVWQYLERGPAWSLLTPRGSWPWREPGLAGTMAHHEDCPCRKTAPAEARPFMTPLLTWNLAQGGSWPCMEPDLTWSLARNGVWPYVGPSQGGVCICMDPSSERDLLGLLGVWPCVKAGPVRFSLPVCEALPHMEPDLAWTLAQHGSLCFVSNLARPRPRPCVALRPDRIVAFWGTRTSLEPGRTRGLVSRWS, translated from the exons ATGGCGGGCATGGTCCACCCTCTGGAGGAACAAGTCTACTTCTGGATGGTCACCAACACCTCCCAGCCCGCCAACATCACCGCGTCGCTCTACCCACCCATAACCCCAGAGGGAGATTGGCtggaccacctctcctcctccacggaCGTCTCCTTCAGACTACTGCTTCAGGATGCGCCTCTCGGGGTCATCGTCCTCCTGGCGCTGCGGGAAGGTGTCCTCACATCAGAAAAACTCTTTCATCCTCTAATGACGCCCGCCATGATGAAGCACCTCAAAGTTTTGAAAACCATTTTCACTTATCTCTTAAAGACGATTGTGGGACTGACTTTGATGTTAGTGTCTCTACCGCTGGTGCTTCCCGTTCTCTTTCTCTTCTggttgacctcttgcctcatcaAGGTCGTGTATAGTCTCAAGTTCGGGTCGGACGTCACCAAGGCACAGGGTATGGACAGCATCTGGGGCGTCGAATCGAAGGAGAGTCGACCTTTTATAACGATATCTCTCTTGCTCTACGGTGTCCCGAACCTCGACAAGATCTATCGACACATCGAGACCAAAATCCTAGACGTGAGGGACGACCAGGGCGACTACAGGTACAAGAAATTCCGCCAGGTGTTCTCTCAGAGATATGGCTATTACTCGTGGAGAGACGACAAGGACTTCGACATCCAGAATCACGTGCGAGTCATCGACCTTGGCGCCCTCCACTCCGGGACCAGCCTGGAGAACACCTGCCCTGAACACGTGACGGTGAACATGCTGAACAACACGACCTCGAACACCGAGTCGACAGCTCGGCAGGGGGAGGCGGACGCCCTAGTGCACCAGTTCCTGAGTGAGGAAGGCACGACCGCTCTCTCGGCCGATCGTCCACCATGGGAAATCCTTCTCCTCGTCCGCCATGATAACAG GTACAATCTGGTGGTACGGCTGCACCACGCCATCGGTGACGGCGTCACGATGATGCGTCTGTGTGTGGAGGCGCTGGTGGACAcgcccatctccttccctccagtGGGTCTCCGCCCCGTCAACTTCTTCGTCAA GCTGGCCATGATGGTGTGGTCGGCCCTGGTGCTTCCCCTgggcctcctgcaggtggtggctaACTTCGACCACAACGCCCTCCACGGACAACTGCTCTCCGGCAGAAAG GTCGGAGGAGGTGGGTCAGGTGACAGCGGTGGTGCCCGTCAGCTTCCACAACCTGCAGGCGCCCCTCGTCCTCACCAACCGCTTCTCCGTGGCCACGCTCAAGCTGCCCTCAGCCCGCACACTCACGCCCTCCGCCAGGCTCACAGCCACCAAG AGCGTCCTGGAGGGGATGAAGCGAGACCCAACCCTCGGAGCCGTCTTCTGGGTGGTGAGGGCCGTGAGCCAGGTCCTGCCGGCGCCCGTGGCCGAACTCCTCCTCTCCGGCAGGGGCGTCACTGTCGCCGCCAGCAACGTGCCAG GTCCCCAGAAGGAGATAACAGTCTGGGGCGACAAGGTGGAAGACCTGCTCTTCTGGGTGCCCAATCGGTCCCCGGTGGGTGTGGGCGTCTCCTTCGCCAGCTACATGGGCATGGTCAGGATCGGTCTGAACGTGGACGCCGCCCTGGTCCACTCCCGAGAGGAG GCTCAGACgctgctggaggacatggaaCGAGAGCTCCATCACCTACACCAGCAGTTGGTCCTGGACCAACAGTGACGCCCCCCACTACCAGACACTGCTACCCCCACGGGGCCTCCTCCAGCCTCCAGTCTGGTAGGGCAAGGCGACCAGCGCTACAGGAGAAGTGGCACCACCCGGACCTTGGCACTACGTGggatgtggccctccctgagGCGTGGCCCTGCGTGGTGACCGTCCCTAGTCAGGGCCGGGCTTGGTGTGGACCATGGCCATCTTCGGAGCTTGGTCTAGCCTGGGGCGTGGCCCCACTCGGATCGTGGCGTTGCATGGAGCGTGACCCTGCCTGGAGCGTGGGTCTGTCTGGAGTCTGGCAGTACCTGGAGCGTGGCCCTGCCTGGAGTCTTCTAACTCCTCGCGGGTCTTGGCCCTGGAGGGAACCTGGCCTGGCAGGAACCATGGCCCACCATGAAGACTGTCCATGCAGGAAGACTGCACCAGCAGAGGCCCGGCCCTTCATGACACCTCTCCTGACGTGGAACTTAGCTCAAGGTGGATCCTGGCCCTGTATGGAGCCTGACCTTACATGGAGCCTAGCTCGAAATGGAGTTTGGCCCTACGTAGGTCCTAGCCAAGGCGGCGTTTGCATCTGCATGGACCCTAGCTCTGAGCGGGACCTGCTGGGCCTGCTTGGTGTCTGGCCCTGTGTGAAGGCTGGCCCGGTAAGGTTCAGCTTGCCCGTGTGTGAAGCCTTACCCCACATGGAACCAGACCTAGCATGGACACTAGCCCAGCATGGATCCTTGTGCTTTGTGTCGAACCTAGCGAGACCTAGACCTCGGCCCTGTGTGGCACTTCGCCCTGATAGGATCGTGGCCTTCTGGGGAACCCGGACCTCTCTTGAACCCGGACGTACACGAGGTCTGGTTTCTCGTTGGTCTTAG
- the LOC139765008 gene encoding probable diacyglycerol O-acyltransferase tgs1 isoform X2: MAGMVHPLEEQVYFWMVTNTSQPANITASLYPPITPEGDWLDHLSSSTDVSFRLLLQDAPLGVIVLLALREGVLTSEKLFHPLMTPAMMKHLKVLKTIFTYLLKTIVGLTLMLVSLPLVLPVLFLFWLTSCLIKVVYSLKFGSDVTKAQGMDSIWGVESKESRPFITISLLLYGVPNLDKIYRHIETKILDVRDDQGDYRYKKFRQVFSQRYGYYSWRDDKDFDIQNHVRVIDLGALHSGTSLENTCPEHVTVNMLNNTTSNTESTARQGEADALVHQFLSEEGTTALSADRPPWEILLLVRHDNRYNLVVRLHHAIGDGVTMMRLCVEALVDTPISFPPVGLRPVNFFVKLAMMVWSALVLPLGLLQVVANFDHNALHGQLLSGRKVMTWSRELPLAALKQVKLAAHATVNDVLMSCLAAALAKHFARRSEEVGQVTAVVPVSFHNLQAPLVLTNRFSVATLKLPSARTLTPSARLTATKSVLEGMKRDPTLGAVFWVVRAVSQVLPAPVAELLLSGRGVTVAASNVPGPQKEITVWGDKVEDLLFWVPNRSPVGVGVSFASYMGMVRIGLNVDAALVHSREEAQTLLEDMERELHHLHQQLVLDQQ; this comes from the exons ATGGCGGGCATGGTCCACCCTCTGGAGGAACAAGTCTACTTCTGGATGGTCACCAACACCTCCCAGCCCGCCAACATCACCGCGTCGCTCTACCCACCCATAACCCCAGAGGGAGATTGGCtggaccacctctcctcctccacggaCGTCTCCTTCAGACTACTGCTTCAGGATGCGCCTCTCGGGGTCATCGTCCTCCTGGCGCTGCGGGAAGGTGTCCTCACATCAGAAAAACTCTTTCATCCTCTAATGACGCCCGCCATGATGAAGCACCTCAAAGTTTTGAAAACCATTTTCACTTATCTCTTAAAGACGATTGTGGGACTGACTTTGATGTTAGTGTCTCTACCGCTGGTGCTTCCCGTTCTCTTTCTCTTCTggttgacctcttgcctcatcaAGGTCGTGTATAGTCTCAAGTTCGGGTCGGACGTCACCAAGGCACAGGGTATGGACAGCATCTGGGGCGTCGAATCGAAGGAGAGTCGACCTTTTATAACGATATCTCTCTTGCTCTACGGTGTCCCGAACCTCGACAAGATCTATCGACACATCGAGACCAAAATCCTAGACGTGAGGGACGACCAGGGCGACTACAGGTACAAGAAATTCCGCCAGGTGTTCTCTCAGAGATATGGCTATTACTCGTGGAGAGACGACAAGGACTTCGACATCCAGAATCACGTGCGAGTCATCGACCTTGGCGCCCTCCACTCCGGGACCAGCCTGGAGAACACCTGCCCTGAACACGTGACGGTGAACATGCTGAACAACACGACCTCGAACACCGAGTCGACAGCTCGGCAGGGGGAGGCGGACGCCCTAGTGCACCAGTTCCTGAGTGAGGAAGGCACGACCGCTCTCTCGGCCGATCGTCCACCATGGGAAATCCTTCTCCTCGTCCGCCATGATAACAG GTACAATCTGGTGGTACGGCTGCACCACGCCATCGGTGACGGCGTCACGATGATGCGTCTGTGTGTGGAGGCGCTGGTGGACAcgcccatctccttccctccagtGGGTCTCCGCCCCGTCAACTTCTTCGTCAA GCTGGCCATGATGGTGTGGTCGGCCCTGGTGCTTCCCCTgggcctcctgcaggtggtggctaACTTCGACCACAACGCCCTCCACGGACAACTGCTCTCCGGCAGAAAG GTGATGACGTGGTCCAGGGAGCTGCCGTTGGCCGCCCTCAAGCAGGTGAAGCTCGCCGCCCACGCCACCGTCAACGACGTCCTCATGTCCTGCCTCGCCGCCGCCCTCGCCAAGCACTTCGCCCGCAG GTCGGAGGAGGTGGGTCAGGTGACAGCGGTGGTGCCCGTCAGCTTCCACAACCTGCAGGCGCCCCTCGTCCTCACCAACCGCTTCTCCGTGGCCACGCTCAAGCTGCCCTCAGCCCGCACACTCACGCCCTCCGCCAGGCTCACAGCCACCAAG AGCGTCCTGGAGGGGATGAAGCGAGACCCAACCCTCGGAGCCGTCTTCTGGGTGGTGAGGGCCGTGAGCCAGGTCCTGCCGGCGCCCGTGGCCGAACTCCTCCTCTCCGGCAGGGGCGTCACTGTCGCCGCCAGCAACGTGCCAG GTCCCCAGAAGGAGATAACAGTCTGGGGCGACAAGGTGGAAGACCTGCTCTTCTGGGTGCCCAATCGGTCCCCGGTGGGTGTGGGCGTCTCCTTCGCCAGCTACATGGGCATGGTCAGGATCGGTCTGAACGTGGACGCCGCCCTGGTCCACTCCCGAGAGGAG GCTCAGACgctgctggaggacatggaaCGAGAGCTCCATCACCTACACCAGCAGTTGGTCCTGGACCAACAGTGA